The Panulirus ornatus isolate Po-2019 chromosome 5, ASM3632096v1, whole genome shotgun sequence genome includes a window with the following:
- the LOC139748122 gene encoding uncharacterized protein: MWRGGGGLVLVACVLTAAAGGPTRLLTSSLVPLTSVKNGNTTTTTTTSGRQHHNHTRDGSDPREGGHTSPHQRDDGLGRLSDQDDSLRTAHELLLSRLLRSAEALNTAAANGTEGGESRESQGVTNVDKWQCLVEWMRAHNRQVSKKGEGTCEKEGGESVAVERREKMLDECVPVLFLVIPSLCNGTNSCINVTEASLESFLHRYWVWERKRKRREESTDAVIYIVVVLAFYSFGIVFMMANFVRQEQRELEETKLYKQYVKLARDRWLTSRGSLANRLALQALNTLNAVPQTTDVNKVTFV; this comes from the coding sequence ATGTGGCGCGGTGGCGGTGGACTGGTGCTGGTGGCGTGTGTGTTGACTGCTGCCGCTGGGGGACCCACacgcctcctcacctcctccctcgtcccACTCACCAGCGTCAAGAACGGcaatacaaccaccaccaccaccacgagcggccgccaacaccacaaccacaccagggATGGTAGTGACCCCCGCGAGGgaggccacacctcaccccaccagaGGGACGACGGCCTAGGGCGGCTGTCGGACCAGGACGACAGCCTGAGGACAGCGCACGAGCTCCTGCTGAGCAGGTTGTTGCGCTCAGCCGAGGCGCTCAACACGGCCGCCGCCAACGGCACGGAGGGTGGCGAGTCGCGCGAAAGCCAAGGGGTGACCAACGTGGACAAGTGGCAGTgcctggtggagtggatgagggCCCACAACCGCCAGGTCTCGAAGAAGGGCGAGGGGACCTgcgagaaggaaggaggggagagtgtgGCCGTTGAGAGGCGGGAGAAGATGCTGGACGAGTGCGTGCCCGTCCTGTTCCTCGTCATCCCCTCGCTGTGCAACGGCACGAACAGCTGCATCAACGTGACGGAGGCGTCGCTGGAGAGCTTCCTGCACCGCTACTGGGTCTGGGAGCGCAAGAGAAAACGCCGGGAGGAGTCGACGGACGCGGTCATCTACATCGTGGTGGTGCTCGCCTTCTACTCCTTCGGCATCGTGTTCATGATGGCCAACTTCGTGCGGCAGGAGCAGCGAGAGCTGGAGGAGACCAAGCTGTACAAGCAGTACGTGAAGCTGGCCCGCGACCGCTGGCTGACCTCGCGAGGCAGCCTGGCCAACAGGCTGGCACTCCAGGCATTGAACACCCTCAACGCCGTGCCGCAGACCACCGATGTCAACAAGGTGACCTTCGTGTGA